In Synechococcus sp. RS9909, one genomic interval encodes:
- a CDS encoding helix-turn-helix transcriptional regulator, giving the protein MEHLADYFKVFSEPNRLAVLEALRDGPINVTAVVEKTGLSQALVSKHLKLLTIAGVVERRPEGSLVFYDVIDRSVFRFVAQAEKLLLASRRQQLDALSAIV; this is encoded by the coding sequence ATGGAGCATCTCGCCGATTATTTCAAGGTCTTTTCCGAACCCAACCGTCTGGCGGTCTTGGAAGCCCTGCGCGATGGGCCGATCAATGTCACCGCCGTGGTGGAGAAAACCGGTCTGAGCCAGGCCCTGGTTTCCAAGCACCTCAAACTGCTCACGATCGCCGGCGTGGTGGAGCGTCGCCCGGAAGGATCGCTGGTGTTCTACGACGTGATCGATCGCTCGGTGTTCCGCTTCGTGGCCCAGGCCGAGAAGCTGTTGCTCGCCTCCCGGCGTCAACAGCTCGATGCCCTCAGCGCCATCGTTTGA
- the acsF gene encoding magnesium-protoporphyrin IX monomethyl ester (oxidative) cyclase translates to MTATTSGAPAAPHLREDLLTPRFYTTEIAKAARTDLEEQRSSFEAMLSEMEADYNRDHFDRRAPLDRLRDLNPEQKTAYESYLVRSCVSEFSGFLLFKELSRQLRDAKRPELSRLFNLMARDEARHAGFLNRALVAEGIEIDLPSLSGKRPITWFPLNWVLYSVYLSEKIGYWRYILIDRHLKAHTENAFAPLFDFFEPWCQDENRHGDIFNMLIRCWPGLNSGLRGSLLSRFFLWSVFLTHSLTVCERGDFYRLLGMDPDRFDAEVMRQTNRTARRAFPRVFDLENSQFLALRDQLVDTFRRLNNSKRDQPGLAGAWTRLGLRLRFGQLLLRQFLQPMQASNEVAA, encoded by the coding sequence ATGACAGCCACCACCAGCGGAGCACCGGCGGCTCCCCATCTTCGTGAAGACCTGCTCACACCTCGCTTCTACACCACGGAGATCGCCAAGGCCGCCCGCACGGATCTCGAGGAGCAGCGCTCCTCCTTCGAGGCGATGCTCAGTGAAATGGAGGCCGACTACAACCGCGATCACTTCGATCGGCGTGCCCCGCTGGATCGCCTGCGCGACCTCAATCCCGAGCAGAAGACGGCGTATGAAAGCTATCTGGTGCGCTCCTGCGTGTCTGAATTCTCCGGCTTTCTCCTGTTCAAGGAGCTCTCCCGCCAGCTGCGCGACGCCAAGCGCCCGGAGCTCAGCCGTCTGTTCAACCTGATGGCCCGCGATGAGGCTCGCCACGCCGGCTTCCTGAACCGGGCCCTGGTGGCGGAAGGGATCGAAATCGACCTGCCCTCCCTCAGTGGCAAGCGACCGATCACCTGGTTCCCGCTCAACTGGGTGCTCTATTCGGTGTATCTCTCCGAGAAGATCGGCTACTGGCGCTACATCCTGATCGACCGACATCTCAAGGCCCATACGGAGAACGCCTTCGCGCCACTGTTTGATTTCTTCGAGCCCTGGTGTCAGGACGAAAACCGCCATGGCGACATTTTCAACATGCTGATCCGTTGTTGGCCTGGCCTCAACAGCGGCCTGCGCGGCTCCCTGCTCAGCCGCTTCTTTCTCTGGAGCGTGTTCCTGACCCACAGCCTCACGGTGTGTGAGCGCGGTGACTTCTACCGTCTGCTCGGCATGGATCCCGACCGCTTCGATGCGGAGGTGATGCGCCAAACCAATCGCACGGCCCGGCGCGCCTTCCCCCGGGTGTTTGATCTGGAGAACTCCCAGTTCCTGGCCCTGCGCGATCAACTGGTCGACACCTTCCGGCGCCTGAACAACAGCAAGCGGGATCAGCCAGGACTGGCCGGTGCCTGGACTCGCCTCGGCCTCAGGCTGCGCTTTGGTCAGTTGTTGCTGCGCCAGTTTCTGCAGCCGATGCAGGCCAGCAACGAGGTGGCGGCATGA
- a CDS encoding glycosyltransferase → MTPTDQCPRVFIGFDPREDVAVNVLTDSMQRHASVPVQIAQIRLSQLRSVYTRPHNPLQSTEFSFSRFLVPWLCGYEGWALFIDADMLCLGDLAELWALRDDRYAVQLVKHQHDCESGTKFQGMPQTPYRRKNWSSVMLFNCGRCRALTPQVVNTASGLELHQFQWLEDDAIGELPPQWNVLVGVQDVPEDARILHYTLGGPWFDDCQTMPRSELWTQAREALNHPLALQASS, encoded by the coding sequence ATGACGCCCACCGATCAATGTCCCCGCGTCTTCATCGGTTTTGATCCGCGCGAAGACGTGGCGGTGAATGTGCTCACCGATTCGATGCAGCGCCACGCCAGCGTGCCGGTGCAGATCGCCCAGATCCGCCTCTCCCAGCTGCGCTCGGTGTACACCCGGCCGCACAATCCACTGCAGAGCACGGAGTTCTCCTTCAGTCGCTTTCTGGTGCCCTGGCTCTGCGGCTACGAGGGTTGGGCTCTCTTCATCGATGCCGACATGCTCTGCCTCGGTGATCTGGCAGAACTCTGGGCCCTGCGCGACGACCGCTATGCGGTGCAGTTGGTCAAGCATCAGCACGACTGCGAGTCGGGCACCAAATTCCAGGGCATGCCCCAGACCCCCTATCGCCGCAAGAACTGGTCGTCGGTGATGTTGTTCAACTGTGGGCGCTGCAGGGCACTCACCCCCCAGGTGGTGAACACGGCCAGCGGTCTGGAGCTGCACCAGTTCCAGTGGCTCGAGGATGACGCAATCGGCGAACTGCCGCCGCAATGGAATGTGCTGGTGGGCGTGCAGGACGTTCCAGAAGACGCCCGCATTCTCCATTACACCCTGGGCGGTCCCTGGTTTGACGACTGCCAGACCATGCCTCGCTCCGAGCTCTGGACGCAGGCCCGC